One Bacillus sp. 1780r2a1 DNA segment encodes these proteins:
- a CDS encoding Stp1/IreP family PP2C-type Ser/Thr phosphatase has product METVFMTDRGRIRQHNEDNGGVFLNAHGQVLAIVADGMGGHRAGDVASAMAVQKLQDVWTSSPAINEPNDATTWIREQVMNVNEAIHQHASEHEECKGMGTTIVLAICTSEFCTIGNIGDSRGYLFSEDGFRQITEDHSLVNELVKNGQISREDAEHHPRKNILLRALGTEEKVDLDVKTVEIESTDLLLLCSDGLSNKISEEKLQDILQPGTSLNETGARLITLANELGGEDNITLAIVDFTSESG; this is encoded by the coding sequence ATGGAAACTGTCTTTATGACAGACCGAGGGAGAATACGTCAACACAATGAAGATAACGGAGGGGTATTTTTGAACGCTCATGGCCAAGTGCTTGCAATTGTAGCAGATGGTATGGGAGGTCATCGTGCTGGGGATGTAGCCAGCGCGATGGCGGTTCAAAAATTGCAAGATGTCTGGACGAGCAGTCCAGCTATAAATGAACCGAACGATGCTACTACTTGGATACGTGAACAAGTAATGAATGTAAATGAAGCTATACATCAACATGCAAGCGAACATGAGGAATGTAAAGGAATGGGGACAACCATTGTACTAGCTATTTGCACATCTGAATTTTGTACAATTGGTAATATTGGAGATAGCCGTGGCTATTTATTCAGTGAAGATGGTTTTAGGCAAATTACAGAAGACCATTCCCTTGTCAATGAGTTGGTTAAAAACGGTCAAATTTCACGAGAAGATGCGGAACATCATCCTCGTAAAAATATTTTGTTACGTGCATTAGGTACGGAAGAAAAAGTAGATCTTGATGTAAAAACTGTTGAAATCGAATCAACAGATTTATTATTATTGTGTTCAGATGGGCTTTCCAATAAAATAAGCGAAGAGAAGCTCCAAGACATTTTACAACCTGGAACGTCTCTAAACGAAACAGGTGCACGCTTAATTACATTGGCTAATGAATTAGGTGGAGAAGATAACATTACACTAGCAATTGTGGACTTTACATCTGAAAGTGGGTGA
- the rlmN gene encoding 23S rRNA (adenine(2503)-C(2))-methyltransferase RlmN produces MEGTISKRAKDKKVENKKPSIYSLQLHELEAWLVSQGEKKFRGKQIFDWLYVKRVTEFDDMSNLSKGLRDKLNEAFVLTTLKTAVQQTSSDGTMKFLFELHDGYTIETVLMRHEYGNSICVTTQVGCRIGCTFCASTLGGLKRNLEAGEIVAQVVKVQKALDEQGERVSHVVIMGIGEPFDNYDQMMGFLKIINHDNGLNIGARHITVSTSGIIPKIYKFADEQMQINFAISLHAPNNDIRSKLMPINRAYKLPDLMEAIKYYTDKTGRRISFEYGLFGGVNDQVEHAEELAALIKNIKCHVNLIPVNYVPERDYVRTPREQIFEFENTLKKHGVNVTIRREQGHDIDAACGQLRAKERKEETR; encoded by the coding sequence ATGGAAGGAACTATTAGTAAAAGAGCCAAAGATAAAAAAGTAGAAAATAAAAAGCCGTCAATTTATTCATTACAATTACATGAGTTAGAGGCATGGTTAGTATCTCAGGGAGAGAAAAAATTTCGTGGGAAACAAATTTTTGACTGGCTATATGTAAAGCGCGTGACTGAATTTGACGATATGTCGAATTTGTCAAAAGGACTCCGTGATAAGTTAAATGAGGCCTTTGTTTTAACTACGTTAAAAACCGCTGTTCAACAAACTTCTTCAGATGGAACAATGAAATTTTTATTTGAACTTCACGATGGCTATACAATTGAAACAGTACTTATGCGACACGAGTATGGAAATTCAATTTGTGTAACAACACAAGTTGGCTGTCGCATTGGTTGTACGTTCTGCGCGTCTACTCTTGGCGGATTAAAGCGCAACTTAGAAGCTGGTGAAATTGTTGCTCAAGTAGTGAAAGTACAAAAAGCGCTTGATGAACAAGGAGAACGCGTAAGTCATGTCGTAATTATGGGTATTGGTGAACCGTTTGATAACTACGACCAAATGATGGGCTTCTTAAAAATCATTAATCACGATAATGGCCTTAATATTGGTGCTCGTCACATTACGGTATCAACAAGTGGAATTATCCCTAAAATCTATAAATTTGCTGATGAGCAAATGCAGATTAATTTTGCCATTTCCTTACATGCACCAAACAACGACATTCGTTCAAAGTTAATGCCAATTAACCGTGCTTACAAACTACCTGACTTAATGGAAGCAATTAAATACTATACCGACAAAACAGGTCGTCGTATCAGCTTTGAATATGGTTTGTTTGGTGGAGTAAATGACCAGGTGGAACATGCTGAGGAGTTAGCAGCGCTTATTAAAAACATTAAATGTCACGTGAATTTAATCCCTGTAAACTATGTTCCAGAGCGTGACTACGTTCGCACACCGAGAGAACAAATTTTTGAATTTGAAAATACGTTGAAAAAACATGGTGTTAACGTAACAATTCGACGTGAACAGGGACATGATATTGATGCAGCTTGTGGTCAATTGCGTGCGAAGGAGCGTAAAGAAGAGACGAGGTGA
- the rsmB gene encoding 16S rRNA (cytosine(967)-C(5))-methyltransferase RsmB yields the protein MSKYNVRDIALDILLSIEKNQAFSNLLLNKSIQKYGVQGKDAGLLTEIVYGTIQRRDTLDYGLAPFLAKAKKLQPWVRVLLRLSLYQMLYLDRVPDRAVIHEAVEIAKQRGHKGIASMVNGVLRNVQRNGVPSVEEIKDPIERLAIETSHPLWLVKRWVEQYGLDKTREICLANLMSPKQTLRVNTARFTISEVIAQLEQEGISVESGGLVKEALEVQRGNAAYTDAFRNGMFTVQDESSMLVAHALGAEQGETILDSCAAPGGKSTHIGEKLNNTGQVISLDIHDHKVKLISEQAERLQLMNISPTVQDSRKVAERFEEETFDRILVDAPCSGFGVMRRKPDLKYVKTERDVQQLSKIQLDILSAVAPLLKKGGTLVYSTCTIDRDENEDVVDAFLDNHPEFMVDSTLAERMPEKIKQNVKHGQIQLLPSEESDGFYIACLQKKV from the coding sequence ATGAGTAAATATAACGTTCGTGATATTGCGCTTGATATTTTACTTTCGATTGAAAAGAATCAAGCTTTCAGTAACTTGTTGTTAAACAAAAGTATTCAAAAGTACGGTGTTCAAGGGAAAGATGCCGGCCTCTTAACAGAAATTGTATATGGTACAATTCAAAGAAGAGATACGCTAGACTATGGCTTGGCTCCGTTTTTAGCAAAAGCAAAAAAGCTACAGCCTTGGGTTAGAGTACTGCTTCGCTTGTCTCTTTATCAAATGTTGTACTTAGACCGTGTTCCTGATCGCGCAGTTATTCATGAAGCAGTGGAAATTGCTAAGCAGCGTGGTCATAAAGGAATTGCTTCAATGGTGAATGGTGTTTTGCGTAATGTACAACGAAATGGCGTTCCAAGCGTAGAAGAGATTAAAGATCCTATTGAGCGCTTAGCGATAGAAACAAGTCATCCTTTATGGTTGGTGAAGCGATGGGTGGAACAATATGGATTGGACAAAACGCGTGAAATTTGTTTAGCTAATCTAATGTCCCCTAAGCAAACGCTTCGTGTAAACACAGCGCGTTTCACTATTTCTGAAGTGATTGCACAGCTTGAACAAGAAGGTATTTCTGTAGAAAGTGGTGGACTTGTTAAGGAAGCTCTAGAAGTTCAAAGAGGAAATGCAGCATATACAGATGCGTTTAGAAATGGGATGTTTACTGTACAGGACGAAAGTTCAATGCTTGTTGCTCATGCTCTTGGTGCTGAGCAAGGAGAAACGATTTTAGATAGCTGTGCGGCACCAGGTGGGAAATCAACTCATATCGGTGAAAAGCTTAACAACACGGGACAAGTCATTTCTTTAGATATTCATGATCACAAAGTCAAGTTGATTTCTGAGCAGGCAGAACGCTTGCAACTTATGAATATTTCACCAACAGTGCAAGATAGTCGTAAGGTAGCAGAGCGCTTTGAAGAAGAAACGTTTGATCGTATTTTAGTCGACGCTCCGTGCTCAGGGTTCGGTGTTATGCGAAGAAAACCAGATTTAAAGTATGTTAAGACCGAGCGTGACGTTCAGCAATTGTCAAAAATCCAGCTTGATATTTTATCAGCTGTTGCTCCACTATTAAAAAAAGGTGGGACACTTGTATACAGTACATGTACGATTGATCGGGATGAGAATGAAGATGTAGTGGATGCATTTCTCGATAATCACCCAGAATTTATGGTAGACTCTACCTTGGCAGAACGTATGCCAGAAAAGATTAAACAAAACGTTAAACACGGTCAAATCCAACTTCTTCCAAGTGAAGAAAGTGATGGGTTTTACATTGCCTGTTTACAAAAGAAGGTGTAA
- the fmt gene encoding methionyl-tRNA formyltransferase encodes MKVVFMGTPDFSVPVLQTLIKDGYEVVAVVTQPDRPKGRKRVMTPPPVKVEAQKHGIPVLQPEKIRLEEAYSEVLAYNPELIVTAAFGQILPTPILEAPKYGCINVHASLLPELRGGAPIHYSILQGKPKTGVTIMYMVEKLDAGDILTKVEVPIEEKDHVGTLHDKLSEAGAKLLSETIPSLVLGDLTPIKQNEDEATFAFNIKREQEKIDWTRSGEEIYNHIRGLHPWPVAYTTLNGQVMKVWWGEKVAAEGEPGKVVSLEKDGFIVATGNRTGIKITELQPSGKKRMEAAQFLRGNGIEVGAVLGAHNE; translated from the coding sequence ATGAAAGTTGTGTTTATGGGAACACCGGATTTTTCTGTACCGGTATTGCAGACTTTAATTAAGGATGGATATGAAGTAGTGGCCGTTGTAACGCAGCCTGATCGTCCAAAAGGAAGAAAAAGAGTTATGACTCCACCACCAGTAAAAGTAGAAGCACAAAAGCACGGCATCCCAGTGCTACAGCCAGAAAAGATTCGTTTAGAAGAAGCGTATAGTGAGGTATTAGCGTATAACCCTGAATTAATTGTAACGGCAGCATTTGGACAAATTTTACCAACACCAATCCTAGAAGCGCCGAAATATGGCTGTATTAATGTTCATGCATCATTGCTTCCTGAGCTTAGAGGAGGAGCACCAATTCATTATTCTATTTTACAAGGTAAGCCAAAAACTGGCGTAACGATTATGTATATGGTTGAAAAGCTAGATGCCGGTGATATCTTGACGAAAGTCGAAGTGCCTATTGAAGAAAAAGACCATGTTGGAACGTTGCACGATAAACTAAGCGAAGCGGGAGCTAAATTATTATCTGAAACTATTCCATCTCTCGTATTAGGTGATTTAACACCAATAAAGCAGAACGAAGATGAAGCTACATTTGCATTTAACATAAAGCGCGAACAAGAAAAAATTGATTGGACGCGAAGCGGTGAGGAAATTTATAATCACATCCGTGGTCTTCACCCTTGGCCAGTGGCGTATACGACGCTAAATGGTCAAGTGATGAAAGTTTGGTGGGGAGAAAAGGTTGCGGCAGAAGGAGAGCCAGGTAAGGTAGTATCGCTTGAAAAAGATGGGTTTATCGTGGCGACAGGAAACCGTACAGGAATTAAAATTACAGAGCTTCAACCATCTGGAAAAAAGAGAATGGAAGCCGCACAGTTTTTACGCGGAAATGGTATTGAAGTAGGGGCTGTGTTAGGAGCTCATAATGAGTAA
- the def gene encoding peptide deformylase, whose product MAKLKLVYHPNEVLETKCEPVTVFDNKLAKLMNGMYDLMLEADGVGLAAPQVGVLQQVAVVDIGDRHGKIELVNPVILEKRGQQTGPEGCLSFPGLFGDVTRADYVKVRAHNRRGKVFVMEAKGFLARAIQHEIDHLHGVLFTEKVSRYYEDGELEG is encoded by the coding sequence TTGGCTAAATTAAAGCTAGTTTACCACCCCAATGAAGTATTAGAGACAAAGTGTGAACCTGTCACAGTGTTTGATAATAAATTAGCTAAGTTAATGAATGGCATGTATGATTTAATGCTTGAAGCAGATGGAGTAGGACTTGCTGCTCCACAGGTTGGTGTATTACAGCAAGTAGCAGTGGTTGATATAGGAGATCGACACGGCAAAATTGAATTGGTTAATCCAGTCATTCTTGAAAAACGTGGTCAACAAACTGGTCCTGAAGGCTGCTTAAGTTTTCCGGGCCTTTTTGGTGACGTAACTCGTGCTGACTATGTGAAAGTACGAGCACACAATCGCCGTGGGAAAGTATTTGTAATGGAAGCAAAGGGTTTTTTAGCGCGTGCCATTCAGCATGAAATTGACCACTTACATGGGGTGCTTTTTACTGAGAAAGTATCGCGTTACTATGAAGATGGAGAACTAGAAGGGTAG
- the priA gene encoding primosomal protein N': MNFASVIVDVAAKQTDRVFDYSIPQQWREVLVPGMRVIVPFGPRKVQGFVVDVKVETDVKRTKPIAELLDLTPVLTPELLELGHWLTEKTLCFKISAFQVMLPAAMKAKYDKKIMLQSGVESSQLHSKVQPYFQHTSEVMWSDIEKSEAVNSFYRDIQKGLLEVVYLVKSKGNKKTVKALRLAQPSERVKQVMKELPKQAEKQKQVLEFMLVQEEAVAQKDIMTALNVTGAPIKGLVSKGLLYEVDMEIYRDPYANRDFVPSKPFPLTDEQSAAIKPILRDIENDEHDVFLMYGVTGSGKTEVYLQSIDQVLKQGKEAIMLVPEISLTPQMVKRFKERFGSKVAVMHSGLSAGEKYDEWRKIQRKEVSVVVGARSAIFAPFQHVGIIIIDEEHETSYKQEENPRYHARDVAIKRAEFHNCPAILGSATPTLESFARAQKGVYKLLTLRERMNKSALPKVDIVDMREELRDGNRSMFSTLLLEKIHERLERGEQIVLFLNKRGHSSFVMCRDCGYVPSCPHCEISLTYHRYQNRMKCHYCGYEEPTQTACPECESDHIRFFGSGTQKVEEELGKVLPAASVIRMDVDTTSRKGAHEKLLTKFGDGEAQILLGTQMIAKGLDFPNVTLVGVLSADTMLNLPDFRAAEKTFQLLTQVSGRAGRHHLPGEVVIQTYAPEHYSIQLASQHDYDTFYLEEMKLRQAHRYPPFFYLALVTVSHENVAKVVSVTGKISQYLRQKLTPQAVILGPVTSPIAKIKDRYRYQCMIKYKLEPNMIPALKYIVNQYQDQMQQEQLTITIDLHPYSMM; this comes from the coding sequence ATGAACTTTGCTAGCGTAATTGTTGATGTAGCGGCAAAGCAAACGGACAGAGTATTCGATTACTCAATTCCTCAACAGTGGAGAGAGGTTCTTGTCCCAGGAATGCGAGTAATCGTTCCGTTTGGCCCACGCAAGGTGCAGGGATTTGTTGTAGACGTTAAAGTAGAAACAGATGTAAAGCGAACGAAGCCAATCGCTGAGCTGCTTGATTTAACACCAGTGTTAACGCCTGAACTATTAGAGTTAGGCCATTGGCTCACTGAAAAAACACTTTGCTTTAAAATATCGGCTTTTCAAGTAATGTTACCCGCTGCGATGAAAGCAAAATATGATAAAAAAATAATGCTTCAATCAGGAGTAGAAAGTTCACAGCTTCACTCAAAGGTGCAGCCATACTTTCAACATACGTCTGAAGTGATGTGGAGCGATATTGAGAAATCAGAGGCTGTAAATAGTTTTTATCGTGATATCCAAAAAGGTCTCTTAGAAGTTGTATATCTAGTCAAGAGTAAAGGGAATAAAAAAACTGTGAAAGCTCTTCGCTTAGCTCAGCCTTCTGAACGTGTGAAACAGGTTATGAAAGAGCTGCCTAAACAAGCTGAAAAGCAAAAACAAGTCCTTGAATTTATGTTGGTGCAAGAAGAGGCGGTAGCACAAAAGGACATTATGACCGCACTTAACGTAACGGGAGCACCTATTAAAGGATTAGTGTCAAAAGGTTTGCTTTACGAGGTTGATATGGAGATTTATCGAGATCCTTATGCCAATCGCGATTTTGTTCCATCAAAACCTTTTCCGTTAACAGATGAACAATCTGCTGCTATCAAACCAATTCTACGTGACATTGAGAACGATGAACACGATGTTTTTCTCATGTATGGTGTAACGGGAAGCGGTAAAACGGAAGTGTATTTGCAGTCAATTGACCAAGTATTGAAACAGGGGAAAGAAGCGATTATGCTTGTTCCCGAAATATCACTAACGCCTCAAATGGTCAAAAGGTTTAAAGAACGATTTGGTTCGAAGGTGGCCGTGATGCATAGTGGTTTGTCAGCCGGTGAGAAATACGATGAGTGGCGTAAAATTCAGCGTAAAGAGGTATCCGTGGTTGTAGGAGCAAGATCAGCTATATTTGCTCCGTTTCAACATGTGGGCATCATCATCATTGATGAAGAGCATGAAACAAGCTATAAGCAAGAAGAAAATCCTCGGTATCATGCGCGCGATGTGGCAATTAAACGTGCAGAGTTTCACAACTGTCCAGCGATTTTAGGGAGTGCAACCCCAACGCTAGAGTCATTTGCACGTGCTCAAAAAGGCGTTTATAAACTTTTAACACTGCGTGAACGGATGAATAAATCAGCTCTTCCAAAAGTAGATATTGTGGATATGCGTGAAGAGCTCCGAGACGGAAATCGGTCAATGTTCTCTACGCTTCTTCTTGAAAAAATACATGAGCGCCTTGAAAGAGGAGAACAAATTGTATTGTTCTTAAATAAGAGAGGACACTCATCTTTTGTTATGTGCCGTGACTGCGGTTATGTTCCTTCGTGTCCTCACTGTGAAATTTCATTGACATATCACCGCTACCAAAACCGAATGAAATGTCATTACTGTGGGTATGAAGAGCCAACTCAAACGGCTTGTCCAGAGTGCGAAAGCGACCATATTCGCTTTTTTGGATCAGGAACGCAAAAGGTGGAAGAAGAGCTGGGAAAAGTGTTGCCTGCAGCGTCTGTCATTCGAATGGATGTTGATACAACAAGCCGCAAAGGAGCTCACGAAAAACTACTAACAAAGTTTGGAGATGGAGAAGCGCAGATTTTATTAGGTACGCAAATGATTGCTAAAGGCTTAGATTTTCCAAACGTAACGCTTGTTGGAGTTTTATCAGCAGATACAATGTTAAACCTTCCGGACTTTCGAGCGGCTGAAAAAACGTTTCAGCTCCTTACACAAGTAAGCGGAAGAGCAGGACGCCACCACCTGCCTGGTGAAGTTGTAATTCAAACCTATGCTCCTGAGCATTACAGCATTCAATTAGCAAGTCAGCACGACTATGATACTTTTTATCTTGAAGAAATGAAGCTTAGACAAGCTCATCGCTATCCGCCGTTCTTTTATTTGGCGTTGGTAACTGTCTCACATGAAAACGTGGCAAAAGTGGTGTCTGTAACTGGGAAAATATCGCAGTATTTAAGGCAAAAGCTCACTCCGCAAGCCGTTATTTTAGGGCCTGTTACCTCTCCGATTGCTAAGATAAAAGATAGATATCGATATCAATGCATGATAAAATACAAGCTGGAACCGAATATGATACCAGCGTTAAAATATATAGTAAACCAGTACCAAGATCAAATGCAGCAGGAACAACTAACGATTACGATTGATTTACACCCGTATTCAATGATGTAA